A single region of the Aptenodytes patagonicus chromosome 7, bAptPat1.pri.cur, whole genome shotgun sequence genome encodes:
- the DHRS7 gene encoding dehydrogenase/reductase SDR family member 7 has translation MAWGCALCLALAGGALLALLVQLLRWLRADGDLTLLWAEWRGKKPENELRGKVVWVTGASSGIGEELAYQLSKIGALLAISARREDELERVKKKCLQISSLSEKDILVLRLDLTDRSSHEAATNSVLKHFGKIDVLVNNGGRSQRSLFVDTNLDVYSAIMELNYLGTISLTKHVLNHMIQRKKGKVVTVSSVMGIMGAPLASGYCASKHALQGFFNSLRTELTDYPEISIINICPGPVQSKIIQNVFTENLAKSIENSGDQSHKMPTNRCVRLTLVSAANDLKEAWISDHPYLAVCYLWQYAPTWAWWLMNRMGKRRIQNFKSGVDADASYSRKKK, from the exons ATGGCGTGGGGCTGCGCGCTCTGCCTGGCGCTGGCGGGCGGTGCCCTCCTGGCcctgctggtgcagctgctccGCTGGCTGCGGGCCGACGGCGACCTCACGCTGCTGTGGGCCGAGTGGCGGGGGAAGAAGCCAG AAAATGAACTGCGTGGCAAGGTTGTCTGGGTGACAGGAGCTTCAAGTGGAATTGGAGAAGAATTGGCTTACCAGCTATCAAAGATAGGAGCCTTGCTTGCCATCTCAGCAAGAAGAGAGGATGAGCTtgaaagagtgaaaaagaaatgcCTTC AGATCAGCAGCTTGAGTGAAAAAGATATCCTTGTTCTGCGTCTTGACTTGACTGATAGAAGCTCTCATGAAGCTGCTACCAACAGTGTTCTTAAGCATTTTGGCAAG ATTGATGTTTTGGTCAACAACGGTGGACGTTCCCAACGCTCTCTGTTCGTGGATACAAACCTGGATGTCTACAGTGCCATAATGGAACTCAACTACCTAGGTACAATCTCTTTAACAAAACACGTCCTGAATCACATgatccaaaggaaaaaaggaaaggttgtTACTGTGAGCAGTGTGATGGGTATCATGGGAGCTCCTCTTGCCTCCGGGTACTGTGCCAGCAAGCATGCTCTGCAG ggtttttttaattctcttcgGACTGAGCTGACTGACTACCCTGAGATAAGTATTATCAACATATGCCCAGGGCCTGTACAGTCTAAGATTATACAAAACGTCTTTACGGAGAACCTTGCAAAG tCCATAGAGAACAGCGGTGATCAGTCCCACAAGATGCCAACCAACCGCTGCGTCCGGCTCACCCTGGTGAGCGCAGCCAACGACCTGAAGGAGGCTTGGATCAGTGACCACCCCTATCTGGCCGTTTGCTACCTCTGGCAGTATGCACCCACTTGGGCTTGGTGGTTGATGAACAGAATGGGCAAGAGGAGGATACAGAACTTCAAGAGCGGAGTG GATGCTGACGCCTCTTACTCAAGAAAGAAGAAGTAA